The window AAGTATTGTCCGAAGTGTTGCTCAAGCACGATTTGTTTTGTCTGAATGTCCCGTCAAGAGTTTCTACATTTGAAAGCTCCAGGGGCGTCAGTGATATAGATTTTACTTGTGTAAACTTTGCAGCAAAGGCGTTTGTCCAGTCTTGGAGATTGTTGGATAGATGCAATGTTAGTGATCACACTCCTATTGAGGTCGTGCTGGTCAATAGGGATGCGAACGTGAGTGTTGCTCCCCCCCTTATACCGGCGCGTTGGAATACGCGTGGGTGTAATTGGGGTGAATATGTTGCTCGGACGGAGGAGTTAACTGGCCGCTCACCCCTCTCTGAGTTTGTCCGTGTGTCTGTGGATGATAAGGTTGCATTGTTGAATGAGTGGTTGTGTTGCGTAAAAGACGACATGCTTACGAAGCCCGCACGGTGGGCTCGGAAGCATGTCACGTGGTGGACGAATGCTCTCCGTACTAAGCGGAGGGAGGTCCATCGTGTGaggaagaaattccaaaagGCGCGTCGTCAAAGTGATGTTGATTCTGTTGTCGATGTAGACCAGCTTAGGCTCGTCTATAGGCGAGGTGTCCCGTCATATAAGGAGTTGTTGAGATAGTCGGAAGAAGACAACTGGAGGCGATTCGTCGGTGAGCACTGTGATGACCCTTGGGGTAGGGTCTACCGGATTTGCAGAGAGAAGCGAAGTCACGACATAGCTGGCATCAAGGTGAACGGAGAACCGATGCTGACTTGGCGTGACAGTGTTTGTGCTCTGCTAGGTGAACTATTTCTGAGATCCGAGCCTTCGGAGTCTCCGAACGGTTGCGCTCAAGGTGGGGAATAAATTCCTCCCCTGAGGAAttgtgagatcgaggagagcatggcgaggctcaggtctcggaagtcacctggctgggatgggatggCAGACGAGATATGCAAAGCCATTTGGCAGGCCATCCCTTCTCATGTTCAGTGTTTGTTTGATTGTTGCTATCGGGAGGGCTATTTCcttgcattctggaagactgccagggtggttttgctcctgaagtcgccagagaaggataagagtagtTCTCGGTCGTACAGGGCGATATCTCTGCTCCCGGCCCTTGGAAAGTTCCTGGAGACGATTATGGTGCAGCGACTCGGGGTGAAATCATCCCATCTGacgtctgacaggcagtatggcttccgtactggtaggtccatcgacgacgccttgatgcatgttAAAAACTTTGTTGTCTGTTGTCCTCCCAAGCACGTCCTTGAATTAACTGAACAAGAGTCTCAACTGAAGTGATAATGGAATACCTTATAATGAACTAACTTCCCGGAACTAAAGTGACTTGAACGGAACCTGCCTGAAACTGAACCGGACTAAAGTAACTAACCGGTCTCGACTTTAACGGAACTAGCTGCCTTGTGAACTGAACTGAAggaaacttataagactgaGATGAGATCTATGTTTATAGTGTTGCAgacaaaggatgcaaaatgctgataatggattttgcatattctgtaatttaatattttgtatatatgatGATCTTCTTTTGATCCagtttgtttatattatgtCGATCGAATGAATTCATCTATTGTTTGAAATAGTGATGACTCATCATATTTGAGATATGAATTGAATATTGGAATACATAAGGCGATGAGCCGTATGGTATTGATCGGATTGATGTTTACATTAGTTGGGGGATGTTTACATATGAACTTATATTAATGTTTACATTATAGATTACTTGTTATGATATGGGCTGATGTCATTATCTGGACTATTGGTGAAGGTGACCTTGGGGTTAGGTGCAAGTGTACTAGGCGTACTTATATTAATGGGTGTAAGGTCCTGTGTAACTCCTCCTACCTTAAGTTTCTTGTTGtcctcaatttttattttacttagtTCTATTTCAGGTtctatttgtttattatttatgaattttatttttatattatttcttttgtaaaagcGAATTGCAATATATGATATGATTATTATAATTGATCCGAATCAATaacattcttttttttattgttacattttatttcatttatttcttttatatcgttgattttaatttttcaaaatttagagAATTTTTTAATTTCGTTACTGTATAGTTTGCCAAGGCTTTGTATTTTACATTGTGTATATCTGGTAATATAATGCTCATTTAATTGGTAAGTTTTTTCATTAcaattttgtataatttttctgTTAATATTTGTTATGTATAATAATcctttttctatttctattaAATTTGGTTCATTGTTAGCTAGAATTATGCAATTTGATTTATTgcattttagtttattttttaattgttttacaAGTTTTTGTGTTTCGTAATATTCTCCATGGTATAATGTTACATCGTTTATTCTTATGTTTAaggtttcattatttttattaagtATTTGTTTTACATAGTAAGATAGTATTGGTTGAGTAAGTATAGGGATATTAATTACAAATATAATTATGTTTTCTTTAGCAAATACGTTAATAGTTATGTCTTTAAGTTCATCAAAGGAAATTTTTTGATCTGAAATTTCATCTTTCGTTAAAATAGAATGCGACATTAGTTCTGTTCGCGCTGAATTAATGTTgtctattattttttcaatttcgtcTTTTATTGAGTCGAGGTTTTGATTAAGTTGTATGTTTATTAGTAATTTGTTTATTTGAGTTATTGGCGTTTTCGGAGAGTTGTTctaatatttgatttgtttgattAATATTGAGTGTTATAAATAAAGTATTTTGAAATACGttattgattttaatttgtttattcatgTTTTCTATTATCGCCtggttattagaatcgattattTTAAGGTGCTCTGTTATTTGaggagaaatttttaatgaaatgatCTGTAATTATGGAAGAAGTGTGCCTTggaatatttcaaatattattctttttctaAGAATGGGGATGTCCTCCAGTGtgaaatttattgatttatttttggCTATGGTTTTAGCAAATGTGCATGTGAAAATTCCGCAATCATTACTGTTAGTTtggtttggaatatttttcttgtttattataataaaatcggAAATGTCTAAGGGTTTATTTAGTTTATCCAATGATTCTTTTTCTAGATATTCGCAGAATCATTTTCGTGTATTATTATCTGTTTCTCCTAATGAGTCATATATTTTTTAGATTCGGTTATTTAGATCTATGGTAGCTAAAGTCCAATGGTTATTGTTTTTGTGTACAGGGATTATTATAAGGTTGTTTGTGAATATATCAATTTTTCTTGTCCATCTCTTAACTGTGTTGTATCCCAAAGTTTTTAACATTGGTACGAAGAAGAAATTCATTATATGGATTTTTGGTAAATTAGGTTTGTTTGTGTTATCTTCCGCTATTAGGTTTAgatagaaatttattatttgatcATTTAGCCAATTGTTGTTTGTTAGGGTATTGATGTCCTTTTTAGTTATATTTAAGTTAAATGTGGTTGTTATGATTGAATTATCTGTGTTTGTTTTTAGAGTATATTCGATTATTTGTTCCTGTTCTGTTGTTACgtttgtattatatttttctgTTACTGATATTTGTGTTTctatcatctattcatcggctttaaaggcgcctatgatagcatagcccaggtaaaactgtatacggccatgagagaattcggtatcccgacgaaattaataagactgactaggctgaccctgaccaatgtgcggcgccagataaaagcagcaggatcactttgtagaccattcgacatcaacaacggtctacgacaaggggatgccctatcatgcgtcccctttaacctggccctcgagaaagtgatccgtgatgctgatgtaaatgcaagaggtacgatcctctttaagtccacccaactactggcctatgctgacgatatcgacatcatgggaagaaccactcgagacgtacaaactgccttcgtccagatcgagccgGCGGGAAGCGaaccgagatcttgggctgcacagcaatgaaggcaagacaaaatatatggtggcaatgtcagcatcgaaaaccaaccaaccaacaacatcaaactgcactggtcaaacgggaaaaataaggataggagaatacaacgtttagaccgttgacaatttctcctatctagggtcgaaaatcacaaccgataacagctacgatgaggaaacccgcgcacggttgttgtcagccaacagagcctatttcagcttacaaaaactgttccgttcgaaacatctcaccatagggtcaaagctcttactgtacaagacaatgatcttgccagtcctcatgtattcctcggagacttgggttcttagcaagaagaattgcgaactcttggtcgcgttcgagagaagaatcctccgaagaatttttggccccctacatgagaatagacggattcggtagcctacataacgacgaaatctataagcgataccatgaccgtcaggttgtggataaaatccggctcaataggttacggtgggcgggtcacttaatccgtatggatgaggatgatccagcccggaaagtctataagggcaatatctatggtagaaaaagaatacgagacagactctgcctaaaatagagcgatggcgtaagtcaggacgccagacagcttttagggatatcgaattggtggacctcggcgcaaaaccgggatgtctggagttccttattaaggcaggcctagaccggatactggctgttgcgccgttgatgatgatgataatgatatttgtgttttattgaactttttcgttctttttattCTGCTTggctaaattttatttatttgtttgcgAAGATATTACCATTTTTGTCAAGAGTAAGTTTTACTTTTCTGAACTTTAGTTTTTCTTTATGTCTTTCACTTTCGTAGTTATTTATGTAtatttctccattttcattttctggtctAAGGTCTCTAGCTTTGTTatgatattttattcattttagttttttatcggTTATTATTATACGTAATttagatttttcaatatttccataTTGAACATTCAAGGGTTTTGCTTCAATTGTGGAATGTATTATATTGTTATAATATTTTACTGACTTTAGTACTTGTTCACTAATGTTTAAGgatggttttgttttaattaaagtcCTGATATGTTCCAGAAAGGTACTATAACATCTATTCATGTCGGAATTTCCTGAATGTGATTTAGGGGAAGTAAAATGTATTTCGATGTTTTCAGATTTCAGGTATTCTTTAATGTTTATCATATTGAATTCATTGTCTGCAATTATTCTGAGGGGTTTACCTAAATTTGCGTTTCTTTCGCGTAATGATTGGATAAAGGTTATGGCATTTTGATCGGTAGTTTCTTTTACGTATAAGTGTTTGGGAAATTTATGTATGGTGGTAAAGAATAGTCAATTTTTGTGTATTATTTCGTTAATATCTGTTGGGGTTTCGGAAACTAGAAATTCTGGTTTTACTGGTTGTCAGTCGTATTTTATTTGGTTACATATGTcacaattatttatatatttgattaTTGGTCTGAGTATCCCATTGTAGTagaatttgtttttgatttcGTCGTAGTTTTCTGTTATTTCACGGTGATTTGTGTTTTCGTGTATTTCTGTAATTTTGTCGTGACATTGTTCTTCGTTGATTAAGTCAATTGCAAGTTCGGTACATTTGATAAATTTTAGGTCGTTGTTAttggaataaagatttgttatAATTTGTTGAACTACGTTTCATTCATGATCGTATAATTTGCAATATATACCTATATGTGCTTTTTCAGGTATGTATTTTCTCAATATAAACATTAAACAACATTAAATTGTTTTTGTTAATTATGTCAGATTGGTCTATGtatatttttcgttttttatgtatgaattttatttctgtttgtttgttttctctactattattatttgagtTTTATATAGATTTACTATTCCGTCTTTTATAGGGATATGGTCATATTCGTCTTCTGTTCCAGAATGGTTGCTATATCGGATCTCTAATCTATATTTATTTTCTCAATCGAACTATTTTTTGTTAATACGTTTGTTTCGAATTTGTCGGCGTTTATAATTTGATATGCCATTCAACAAAATCAGAAATTCGCGTCCAGTTGCTACtagtaaaattaaaattgaaggaAGTCTTAATAACGAAGAAATTAATGCTATAAATGATCTAGATCAGATATAATGACATTTTCTATTCAGACGGCAATCAGCTCAGTTAAACTTCCACATTACAGCACAAGATAATTACAAAACATCAGCTCGGCTACCACAGGCGCAGAACGAGGAAATCAACAAATAGGTGGAAGAGATGCTCCAGAGAGGGATTATAACACCAAGTAAATCTCCCTGTAATTTACCTCTTTGACTAGTTCCTATCATATTCTGGTGAAGCCAAGAGGTGGAGAGTTGTTGCTGATTTCCGCAAATCAAATGCAGTCACAGTAAAGGATGCTTTCCCGCTTCCGAAGAGAGAGGAAATACTAGCTCAACTGGGAAATAGTTTGGAATTGAACATTGATAAGTGGAGGTTTCTTTGCCGGGTAAGTATACCTGGGACATAAATGTACGGTGGAAGGTGCACTACCCGATCCAGCTAGAACTGCCTATGTTCTGTGTTCGCAAAAATGGCGACGCCTAAAAATAAACCTTTGAGGAAGGAGGAATTATTTGTCAGGACTGAAGATTGTCAGGAGTCATTTCGAAACATTAAAAAAGCAATTTGCTCACCTCCATTGCTGTTATATCCGGATTTTACCAAATGTTTCTCTCTGACAACGCACTCGAGTAACGACGCTAGGTGTCGTGCTTTCCCAGACAAACTCTGGCGAAAAAGACGTGTGGCATTCGCTATTCGAATCTTGACAAAAACTGGCAACTGCTGGCAATAGTGTGGGGAACCAAAAATCTTAGAGCATAACTTCTCGGACGGCCTTTCAAGGTTTACACCGAACTAAGCTGTCTGAGTACGATTATGAGATTGAATATAAAAAGGGCAGTCAACGTAGATGCTCTCAACAGAATGCCTCATCTCGAAAGCAAAAGGGATATCCTTGCCGTATTAACCAAAAGCCAAGCCAGAAACAATAACCCTGACAGGAAAACAGAGGAATCCCAAGAAAAAGTGGCAAGCAGCAATGTAAATGTCAAAAACCCATCTCCTCACCGATCGCAACGAAATCCGACATACTACAAAATTTTCATGATTCACACCTGGACGGCCATCAGGGCGCGACAAAGACGTACATGCGAATACGCAATTAGTCCCACTGGAAGAGTATGATGGGCGACATTGAGAACTACATAAAAATTGGCTGTTTGTAAAGTCGGTTTACGGACGATAGTTTTACGTGATAACCCCTCATaaagaaacatttttgaaaaattgcatacttttataaattaaattgaattattaTCACTGAATTAtttcccgagttatcacaatctcggcagatgccggattttacctaatactagcactaagtgccaagcatttaggctcggacgatcctacctacttaaaaactaaaggggcgctgttggtggtgaccggtggtaggttaatgggaaaaTCCTTCCCTTCTTCactgatttattattattttgtataaTACAAAGAAGGAGTTCAttgaaaattacaattttttcaattaattaacaTTTATTTACAGTCGTTAATTCAAATATGTTTTTACTTACATTATACAGATTAATTACAAGTAACAATGTGCTATTAAAAATTGATTTACAACTTATAGACATGTGTCATATTTATGATCTTCCAATTTgcgttattctgttaaggataGGCCGatgataggaaaaggatgaaatCAAGGGGAATGTTTCAAGTGTAATGTGTCTTGAAAAAGTCAAATCGATGGTTGCTCCTCGAAGCGTTGTTGACTTATTAACTGTTGATACGCATTCGAGGTGTACGTATCGTTCATGTACTTGAGGAATGCATCATCATTTTTCACGCTTGTGTTGAAATCGCCGCAAAGGAGGACACTTTTTCATGCGTGCAGCCAATGCTAATCGATTTATAAGACGTCATCACGTCAAAAACTGTTTGAAATGTCAGAAAAATTAACATTCGAGAGAAACAAAGATGCGTATGCATCTTAGCGACACCTCAACCTTACCTTTCAAGAAGGTCAACATGAATATCGGGGGGCCATTACCTGTAACATATTTTGGAAATAGATATAATTTGACTTGTCAAGATGACCTGCGTAGCTATACCAGACATTGAAGTCGAAACAACggcaaaatatttatatttgctCGATGCCAAATCCCAAATCCCAAAAATCTTGGTGACCGACAATGGTAGTTTGTGTATAATGCTGAGAGTAAAAAAGTTACATGTCGCTCCGTACAACCCGCAGACGAATGGGTCACTAAAGCACAAGCCCTcagcggaatatctatggtcTTTTGTGGATCTCAATGGTCTGAATTAGGATTAATGGTTATTGTAGCAATGCATATCCACAACTGCACAGTGCACACATCGATGAAACAAGTCCCATTTACGTCTCTTTTCGGATATATCTTTAGACTTCCAACGAATCTAAAAATGACTTCGACGACTACGCCTATTGGCCAGAGAATTCTTATGAAAAAGTTTTCCCCAATTTGAATGGGCCCTTACGAGGTAATCTCAATAAGAAGCCCTTTAACTACAGAGATCCAAATTAAAAACAGGAAGCAAAAGGTTTCCAACAACCGGTTAAAACCTTTCTTTGATTACTCCTATTCCGAGAACCAATCACGTGCTTTAATTCCAGAATAGTCAGCATTTTATTAATATGAAGAACGAAGAGCCAATTAGTAAGCTGCTTAGCCCATCAATCATGTGCGATCATACCGATGAAAGCAACGCCCGTGATTTTCGAAACTAACCAAAAAGTTTGGTTTTGTCGGGATAATTGCACTTTCCTAACAAGATTTTCCAGAATGGATTTGACGACCGGAATATGTCTAATCGAGCAATAGAAAAAGAAGGTAGGAAAATTATGCCACTTAACAACCGAAAGGAAATATCATCCTCCTTGCAATTTAAATTGTCATCAATGACATAGGAAACTAAAACGCTAACCAATAATTTGAAGTCGAATAACAAGCACCTGCTCCATCTGGTACAAGCGGAACGTCGACCCAAACCAGCTACCAATGCGATAGGGAGATTTGCAAACTGGGAATTTGTCTCCATGGACAACGAAGACGCAGCTCAGCAGCTCTTAATACTACAGCTTAAGGAATCGCAAGCATTTAACTTACTCCATCAGCAAACCACGGTTATGGCAACTAAGATTCAGAACACCACACAGTCGCTACAGAACTTGACCGCTGGAACGGAAACTGTTAAGCGACATCTACTATCTATAAAAATCGGGTTTTAGTAATCTTGCAACCCAAACAAACCGGGAAATCCAAGTTCTTTATGTCGGGTAAAGGCTCACGAATAACTGACATTTATAAACTTGAAACTAATGGAAGTAGAGAGCAGATATTAGCATACTGGACGACCTCTTCCAGGGAAAATTGTACCCTTTCATAGTCGACACTGCCGACATAACTAAGGAAGATTGTGGAATTTATGAACATGTTATTTGGGAAAAATAGCTACGTTCTGCAGCAATTaatagacatctcggttttgccaGGCAACcagaattttctcaaaaattgcCCTTTCAACGGACTAGAGCTAGCACTTTAAATTTCTTTAAGTCCAGCTAATCGAAATCTTAATTTAACTGACTTTCAAACATCGGGTAACAAAATTAAGGCCTTGTTTCCTATCAAAGTAGGAAACCACCAATACATTCGATCAACCATAGTGGACATCGGAAGGATCTAAGCTGACGAATTCCGACAATTGGCCGAGCACGATCAGGTCATGGCTACACACAGCTACTCCATCTATACTGTGACGACTATGTTGGTAGTCGGTGCTGTGTTGTTGTTGAGTTAGTTCGTTTTTCGAAGGACCAGAAAAGCAGCCTTACCAAGCCGAGTAAACATTCAACTGGGCACTCTAACGCCATCGCACGTGACCGACGTCCCAAAACCACCACCAGTAATGAATCCGGTCAATGCCTCGGTACCTGACAACAAAGTAGTAAACCAATGGCCCTTAATTTAGGAGAGAAGTTAATGATTACAGATATCACATATTGTACAGGTTAATTAATGTTGATTGTCTCCATCTAGACTAGGTAAAgatttcctgagtatcgtcctttcaaagcgttggggtgcttctgctacgttcggtgaCATAGTACcccatgctgggaaaccatAGGTCAGGATTGAACGAATAAGAGTTTTGGTGCAAGGAAACAGGGCCCAggatgagaggaggttttttaaggtAGCTGAGGTCTTGGAGGCATTGGCAAGAGTagatctgacgtgagggttggatttaagtttggtgttgagggagattcccaggtatGTAATGTTTGGTTTCAGCTTGAGCGTGTGGCTGGCAATGCGTAAATGCGGATTATTGTTTTCTGGCACTGTGCGCCAGTGGAACTTCTCGTTGTTGTTTATAAAGtaaataacctcagacttaagaGAATTTAACGGTGAAGGCCCACCGGTTGATATAAGCGATTATATATAGATTATATAGCTATTAGTTAGGAGTTTGAGAGAGACAGGCTAGCGAGAGCTTGAGACCgctcgcatataggatggtgtccTGACGCGGAGGACCATTGTCGTTAGGGGAAAAGGACGGGTGAGTGGCTACCTGAGTTGCCGTTGGCATGGGGGATAAGTTTACGGGAgggaggggaatatcgtggaggaaaATGTTAAAAAGTTGGGGTCTAGGAAAGTCGATGGAGCGTCACCTTCGGGCGAATTTAATATCGATATGATGTACATATAAACAAACAattcaaataataattattaactAGAAAGTATTGCctaacatttttaaggttgtgtaaaacaaaaccttattaaaatcgattcaatgtctgtccgtctgtctatctgtcacacgcatttttctcaaaaacggctaaaccgatctgaacgaaatttggcggacaggtgggaactatgaaatcccacgcatacagcgagtggcataaatttaggtggagtttaaaggggggctccccatgcatgcaaaagggggattcaaaaatttttttcaccggatatagttgtgtggggtatcaaatgaaaggtctggatttgtactttccgaaactgacattagttttggcataaattgcaaagtgtgtgagtaagaagtcaaaatgtacgcacttgaagtgagacaggactcattttcg of the Hermetia illucens chromosome 7, iHerIll2.2.curated.20191125, whole genome shotgun sequence genome contains:
- the LOC119660848 gene encoding sentrin-specific protease 1-like, with translation MIETQISVTEKYNTNVTTEQEQIIEYTLKTNTDNSIITTTFNLNITKKDINTLTNNNWLNDQIINFYLNLIAEDNTNKPNLPKIHIMNFFFVPMLKTLGYNTVKRWTRKIDIFTNNLIIIPVHKNNNHWTLATIDLNNRI
- the LOC119660824 gene encoding uncharacterized protein LOC119660824, whose protein sequence is METNSQFANLPIALVAGLGRRSACTRWSSIIHKLPLSVTKIFGIWDLASSKYKYFAVVSTSMSGNGPPIFMLTFLKVFDVMTSYKSISIGCTHEKVSSFAAISTQA